GCAGAGATCATGTCCGTCCTCTTCTTTCACACCATGCGCTACAGGCCCCAGGAGCCAGGCCACCCCAGCAATGACCGCTTTGTGCTCTCCAAGGGCCATGCTGACCTGTGCTGTATGCTGCATGGGCTGAAGCTGGTTATATCAAAGAGCCAGAACTTCTGAATTTGAGGAAAATAAACTGTGATTTGGAAGGCCACCCAACTCCAAGGCTGCTTTTTGTGGATGTGGCCACTGGTTCACTGGGACAGGGCCTAGGAGCTGCCTGTGGAATGGCCTATACaggaaaatattttgataaaGCCAGTTACCGAGTGTATTGCTTGTTGGGTGATGGTGAATCCTCGGAGGGCTCTGTATGGGAAGCCCTGCAGTTTGGATCTCATTACCAACTGGACAATCTGGTAGCCATTTTTGATGTCAACCGGCTGGGGCAGAGTGAAGCAGCACCATTAAAGCATGACATTGATGTCTATCGCAAGCGTTGTGAAGCCTTTGGGTGGAACACCTATGTCGTAGATGGTCATGATGTTGAAGAACTGTGTTGGGCTCTGTGGCAAGCAAGTC
The DNA window shown above is from Sceloporus undulatus isolate JIND9_A2432 ecotype Alabama unplaced genomic scaffold, SceUnd_v1.1 scaffold_39413, whole genome shotgun sequence and carries:
- the LOC121918808 gene encoding LOW QUALITY PROTEIN: transketolase-like protein 2 (The sequence of the model RefSeq protein was modified relative to this genomic sequence to represent the inferred CDS: inserted 1 base in 1 codon), which produces MSVLFFHTMRYRPQEPGHPSNDRFVLSKGHAXPVLYAAWAEAGYIKEPELLNLRKINCDLEGHPTPRLLFVDVATGSLGQGLGAACGMAYTGKYFDKASYRVYCLLGDGESSEGSVWEALQFGSHYQLDNLVAIFDVNRLGQSEAAPLKHDIDVYRKRCEAFGWNTYVVDGHDVEELCWALWQASQQKGKPIAIVAKTFKGRGIPGVEDADNWHGKPMPKDKVESIINSIQSQIETNKVLPIQPPAQDVPEVNCMNIRMPSPPAFKIGEKVATRKAYGLALAKLGNANSHVIALDGDTKNSTFTELFKQAHPERYIECFIAEQN